The nucleotide window caaggcagaatacaccctggacatagcgccagtccatcacaggacagacagacacaaacacacacacaccagggccagttttcccataaaccaattaacttaccagtatgttttggagtgcgagagggagtcatatcacacatatggagaaaaaccatgtaacccagagagaacatgtaaacccacacacacaggatggcaggaattgaacctaggaccccagtgctgcaagatagcaatgctaaccacttcgccaccattataaatggatggatatcttagttatctttctagttcacaggtttgcatgcataatttaattttgaaagccactgagacatcaggtactactgttgtatttatgaaaaagaaacaaaacaaaaaacatactaacaactgtgccatcctactccttagttaatacattttattttaacattgttagcaaaatattttgaattatatttaaccctattttttctttagttttgtatttaacttattatatgatagtcagacttaatgtatatttgaacaatgaaaatatatttttacaagattttacattaagcacttaaaattaatatggttaataatagtaaactgtaacatgctgtaacaagatcggttaaactgcgaagaaaatgctttcagagaaaatgtttcaggtgtgaagaacatagatctccaatgcaatttcaaccaaacctattcccacacaccctgcccccactaccattagaatatacacaaagcactgaaatctttcaagctaatgatcaggtgaccagagagagagcgagagaaactccaaggggtgcggaaccagggaactattacatggaaaacgggcgatctccccagactgtccgcccgtttcactgttacctggatacctctttatttagaactcactaacactgatttttagtttagaaggattcaagtagggttttagatgaaaggcagcgaccttaatcaagcccaaatcataattgaacccattcagagcctacattacattttagcgtttcattctgagcagaagaccctcacacctgaagaaggcttgcgttttctctcttctcttttaagcatgtgtacaatgtgtaatacaattacaatgtgtaattacaatgctgtaatacaatttgaatcgtatgagggtggggggggagggggaggtgtctttcgctggaaatctcgcctgcttctactttacgagtacaaccccctctctgccggagtgctggctgtgacgaattaaaccggtttcacaggtttcaatcacagaccatgtgacatgggagtcaggaaactaacacacagcgccaccagatttgataacgctataaaaacgctataaaataatgtgactaggcacagaacaagtttacagcacagtacaataataaatgctgaccatgactttagaagcataaattgctttacactcaatttaaacacaagctgtctttagccctctaagctggttcatacagaaatgtagagatccaggctcagaacacacagcttcattagcgaatacatatgcaggacaactagagaagacgttttacagaggacggatgtttagaaacatcccatcagtgacatcactgaagtcaactcctaggtactgtaactgtcgtgtggatagtttcacaagaatcagacaaaggtttaagcatcgcttgttctagataaaactgcaaaaaaaaacaacaacccataatgtacttctttgcggctctgtttgcccaaatcatatattcacaacgtgaaatctagaaaataatattacgtaaccaaaatccgcaatatggaaacagaacctgtgtaattgttgatagatgatgtactcgtaacattttttcaagacgaactacaacatttaaaaaatgacttgtatgtacttgatatctctaatcaatccacggcgacattgttaaagcagagtcccagtaaaactaaactaaaacgccctgggcataccgtttcgcgcttcttattagttgctcaaaagtaatttgaccgtatgaaatgcataatataaacctaataTAATGcataatgcataatataaacataatataaaaatgcataatataaacataatataaacctaaccgaatgccacatttttaccatggacatcacatctctgtacaccgtcattccccataatgacggccttacagccctcaagcacacgctggacaaacgcacagtgcttgatccacccacccacaccctggtacgccttgcagaattggtcctcacactgaacgcattctctttcaataatcttttttaccaacaggtcagtggagttgccatgggcaccagaatgggacccagctatgccaacatttttgtcggctgggtagaagaacgcttcttcacttcctacactggctatgtccctgacctctacaaacgatatattgatggctgcgtcggtgccgccacatgctctaatgatcagcttgaattcttcctgcaccatttcaccaacttccacccgtccctcaaatatacggttaacatatcttccaccactcttccgtttctagacatccacttgtctatcaactacccccgactgtacacttcagtttattataaacccacggattcacacagctacctcctgtacagctcatttcaccccaaccacactaaaaactctcttcctttttcacagttccttaggttacgacgattatgcagcgacgacatcgacttcgaaaaccaagccctcgaaatgaactcatttttcatcaacagaggataccccagcagtgtgattgacagggcccttgcctgagccaaaaacaccccccggaccatcaaccgatcaggaactcctgccgtaacaactgcattcctttggtgcttccttaccaccctaacacacttcctatccccaggacaattaaccagaacttttccatcctacaggatgatccctccattggggccctcttttctgatcgccctatcatctcatatcgccgaccacctaatctgcgtaacctccttgttcacagctcccttgaccgccctcagctaccatccacaccaggcactttcccttgcaacagagctcgctgtatcacctgcaagtacacagccaccaccacactcattcaaggcccctcaggacaattccgcatcacccagacagcatcttgtacctccagcaaccttatttactgtatctcttgcagtaaacgcccagccatctacattggggaaacaggaaggagactcggagaccgcttcagagaacacgtcagggctgtgaagattaaagatctctccaagcccattgtttctcatttcacctctgacggccacgaccactctaatctctccgtctgtgttctcaaagacggttttccgaactcatacatcagaaagaccaccgaaactaaaattattctgcagctaggatcacacattctcccttcccttaacgacagattactgttcttttaaattttctccattcattggaagtttcatttcacacctctctgcacccattctgacttcacaccttttgattggcctctctttccgtcccctgctcccgcctctcactcctcctccctctcaacctttgttctcccgctactttacctttgcctactgccctgcctctctcacacctgaagaaggctccacagccgaaacgttgtgttctctttcttctttttttcagcatggaataaacctagaaacatatacgtgagcagtatttacgtactgtagtatcggtgttaagacatacctctcaaatactgtaaatcaagttaaaaatatctcaagaccgattctggtcataatgaaaccatgtttcgtgtatgttttctttaaagtaccgagaccagccatatactgtatgtttatgttccaaaattaatatcgtttatggccttcacacgcgttgcagtatgctcctatttttttaatgctcagctactaagatttcccttcagtggtaaaattagatatgaatattcaatacttaaacgggcacagttaagacattaaatatacatatacatactgtatacagtacagttttcatacggtaatatgtttatgttcctaaatcaatctcttttatgagcatgtgaaaggcatggtgaatcgattctcaaaaattactgtactttgcatgattggaaacaaatgcgtgattgtgaaatgctgttgtgttacttttacaaagatggtcaatgaaaaaaagaatgttgaccagggcaatactttgagtttacacttacagcttgtccaaggtcattcattattaatactattagtaatatcttcgttaaagactttgatggccacagctcaaacatgagaggttgagctttattagctccaccttgcggaaattccggatactattattttgcttgtcgtattataggagaatttacggtaactcgcggtatttaccggtagcttgcggtagactgcgtacagcgtaccacaaaataatgcggtatcgcccgcgcattttgaatggctgcatctgtatacagcATGTCAGTTTCGTGCAAATATTTCAGATTAATGTAGTAGCAAAATGTGCTTGGTCTAAAGCATGGCTAAAATATAATTGggttgttttcttatttttttcagctatACTCCAGTTTTAGCTGTTAAATGACTAGCATTTGTATCCCCATGaggaagtgaaagaaaaagagaactGCTGTTGGTTAAACAGGATTGAGGAAAATGAGGAAGTACAGgaatgcagaaaacaaaaggtatGTTTTCAAGAATGTCAATTTTGCAATGCCATTGTCCTTTTAATGGTGTATGGGGTGCACTGGGTGTTGCAGAGTTACAGAAGTTCTGTCCATAATCCATAAAACATGCCTGGACTACCTGGACTATGGAGTCTTACCTGTACCTGTTCCTGGAGGAAAGCGGCAATGGCACAGGAAGAGAGGTAAGCAGGCAGGTGTCTTGGTTAGAGTGAGACAACACAGCAATCACCCTCCACTTCTCACTAATGTTCAGTCACTTGACAACAAGCTGGACGAGCTGAGGTCAAGGCTTGCTTTCCAGAGGGACATTAAAAACTGCAGTATGCTAGCATTTACCAAAACCTGGCTTTATTCATCTATTCCAGACATCGCTATCCTCCCGAGAAGTTTTTCTGTCCACCATCAGGACAGAACAGTGGACTCAGGGAATATCAGGGGCAGGGGTGTGCATCATGGTTAAAAACTCCTGGTGTACAGCTGTGGAGACTATTTCATCATCATGCTCTCCACACCTTGAACACCTGACAATAAAATGTTGCCCGTTCTATCTACCGAGGGAATTTACACAGCGGTGTATATTTCACTGCAGGCAAACACCACAAAAGCACTGGAGGAACTACACCAACACCTTAGCAACATAAAAACTCATACCCTGAGGTCGCATTCATCACTGTGGGGGGCTTCAGTGGTGCGAACCTGAAGAAAATCATGCCAAAACTACATCAGCACGACGCACGGAATACATACGTTGGACAATGTTTACACTCCCTTCCGGGATGGCTACAAAGCCTCCCCGACTTCCATTCGGCAAATCTGATCACCCCTCTATCCTGCTACTCCCTGCCTATAGGCAGAAACTCAGGCAGGAGAAGCCTGAGACAAGGACCACACCAGCGCTGCTCAGAGGAATAGTACTCTATTCTAAGTCACTGCTTTGCCACCACTAATCGGCAGAGTTTTCATGACATTACTTTGTGCGTGGACTATTCTACTAGCTATATCAGGAAATGCATAAAAGATGTTGTCCCCAGGATTACTGTTTGCACATACCCGAATCAAAAACTGTGGGTAAATGGCAAAGTACGAGCTAAACTCAGAGCTAGAGCAACCGCCTTCAACTCTGGAGACAAGGACACGTACAGAAAATCCAGATCTTATTGGCTGACACCTTggacccactgcaatttgcatacCGACAAAACAGATCAACAGAGGATGCCTTCGAAACTGCTCTACACACTACCCTCTCACACCTCGACAAGAGAGaaacgtacagatgcagccattcaaaatgcacggtacaaacccttACCATGGGCATCTACGCATGCGCCACCGCGCcgtaccacggtacgtgattggctggccaaaatgaccaacaggggcactcgtggtgtgttggtcggtcgtggaaagatttaatcatttaatctgtgatagttttaagcttttctgcgaatacgctcgatatcGGAGTTAAaagaagcatacttttagaattggattaatagggaatataatatggaatcgcgtatctaaagaaattaataatggtataactatattcatgtacttttgcacaaacagtagtataagactttccgtTGAGATGTGCTTGTCACATGACTGCCTCAGTGGTGTGATTGCTTAAGTGACTGAATTATAACCCTGAGGTTGAGTGTTCAAAAACAGCTATCACCTATCAGTAGGGCACGGTGCCGCATGCATAGGTGCCCGTGGTATGGGTTTGTaccttgcattttgaatggccgCATCTGTACCCTTTACTGAATGAATATTTCTTGTATTTGATATATATCCTCTCTAGGGGTAAATAAACTTTAGATTGTGCAACAAAAACTATGAATTTTGTAGAATTTTGTTTAATCAGatgtgtgactttttttttccgtaAGAGTGACAGTTAAGGATCCAAATCTGTTCTATACACATTTCTTGCTTAATAAGGTAAGTTAAAAGCTGTTACACAATTACAAGCCTATCCAACAGCcttaattataaattaaacaGGACTAAACGTAACATTCCAAGACTATAAaggaattcaattcaatttagacCTAATTCATTAAAATcgaataaaactaaaaacttaTTATACACATAAATTAAACTCCATGACAAGAACTGTTTCTGTTTTAGTCAACTGTAAAGAAATGTAAGTAAGAGTATAGTCAAAATTTAACAGACCAGACGAACTCAAAAGTGGGTGACTACAAAGTGACCATGACTAATAGACATTttgggaacaagtaaaggtttgttccatgctgaaaagagaagaaaataaacgtttcggctgtggagcctactTCGTATGTCAAATGCTGACGcatctacctacttgaacttggGCATTTTAGTTGACTTGACTAAGActatgattaaataaaaaaactggtGAATAAATTGgggtttttaagtcacctgactGTATAAAACTCTTCCCATACTAACTGTAGCTGactggtctctctcctgtgtgaatgcactGGTGGGTTATTAAGGTACTTGATcgactaaaactcttctcacactgactgcagctgaatggtctctctcctgtgtgagtgcgctggtgggttattaagtTACTAGATCGACTAAAacacttcccacactgactgcagctgaaaggtctctctcctgtgtgaatgcgctggtgtgattgtaagtggcttttctgactaaaactcttcccacagtgactgcagctgaatggtctctctcctgtgtgaatgcgctggtgggttattaagtCACGTAATTGACTataactcttcccacactgactgcagctgaacggtctctctcctgtgtgaatgcgctggtgggttattaaggtacatgaccgactaaaactcttcccgcACTGATCGCAgatgaacggtctctctcctgtgtgaatgtgcttgtGTGATTGTAAGTGGCTTttccgactaaaactcttcccacactgactgcaactgaacggtctctctcctgtgtgaatgtgctggtgggtttttaagtcaaatgattgactaaaactcttcccacactgactgcagctgaacggtctctctcctgtgtgaatgcgctggtgggtttttaagttacttgactgactaaaactcttcccacactgactgcagctgaacggtctctctcctgtgtgaatgcgctggtgtgatTGTAAGTGGGTTTtatgactaaaactcttcccacactgactgcagctgaacggtctctctcctgtgtgaatgcgctggtgggttattaagtTACTTGATTGTCTataactcttcccacactgactgcagctgaatggtctctctcctgtgtgaaggtgctggtagggttttgaaatgctagactgacagaaacGCTGCTCCTCCCTGTGCCATAATggcagtttgtccactccatctgagcaaggccttgagtgattcttcctcatcctctgatcgtgctggggtctcttattctgcaaatgctccatggaatggtcttgctctgtgtgctgaaagtgagatttgttttctccacCGTGACCTTCAGTGtgctgctcagcagtgtgaatcatctggggctccttctccagctctctgaaactgaaaccttccagttcattcagttgttgcccaagaacagacatagtctccagttcattaaaactttcaacaatTTTCTCAGTAACCAGAATATGAAAACTGTGTGTAAAGTCATCAGATACTAAGGGATCATATGATTGTTTTAGACTCTGCAATGACAGTCTctccacttgaacagaacaaggcctaattatTATCAAGCCCTGTAGGAGGTGTTGCTCCTCCCTGTCCTGACTCTTCTCTGTGTGCTGTGACTCAATACTGTTCTCTTCACCAAGTACATCAGCCTGCTGTTCTGCAGGGTCAATCAACTTGGGCTCcatgtcctgctctgtaagatttaaaatatccagttcttcactgtgctcttgtacagagacacagcccAGTTCATTAAAACCCTGTGTAATATTGTTTGTGTCCAGATTAttaatcttctctgtaaaatcatcacatactaAGAGCCCAGTTGTCTCACTCTCAGGTTCTGTCTTTATCATGGGCACAGGGTCCAGGTTCTCCacactctgtctgctctctgtgtgctgctcactgagtgtctctttcccttctgcGGCAGTGAGCcctgtctcctgcatcagactagagccccactcctcctcactgtgctgctgttcaagaAGAGCCCTTTCCCCAGCGTCGGAGAGAGCACTGGCTTCTGAGCCTGTAAACACAGGACAAAAAGACaagacttttattaataataatcaactttattttatataccacctctaaaggtggcttctcacagtattttacagaatgccaacaacaaaaaatacacaaaattagcacga belongs to Lepisosteus oculatus isolate fLepOcu1 chromosome 14, fLepOcu1.hap2, whole genome shotgun sequence and includes:
- the LOC138242672 gene encoding zinc finger protein 551-like, with translation MRKNHSRPCSDGVDKLPLWHREEQRFCQSSISKPYQHLHTGERPFSCSQCGKSYRQSSNLITHQRIHTGERPFSCSQCGKSFSHKTHLQSHQRIHTGERPFSCSQCGKSFSQSSNLKTHQRIHTGERPFSCSQCGKSFSQSFDLKTHQHIHTGERPFSCSQCGKSFSRKSHLQSHKHIHTGERPFICDQCGKSFSRSCTLITHQRIHTGERPFSCSQCGKSYSQLRDLITHQRIHTGERPFSCSHCGKSFSQKSHLQSHQRIHTGERPFSCSQCGKCFSRSSNLITHQRTHTGERPFSCSQCEKSFSRSSTLITHQCIHTGERPVSYS